One segment of Triticum aestivum cultivar Chinese Spring chromosome 2A, IWGSC CS RefSeq v2.1, whole genome shotgun sequence DNA contains the following:
- the LOC123186277 gene encoding indole-3-acetic acid-induced protein ARG7 has translation MAKCSKIRNIVWLRQTLRRWRSRAAARTAAGGGGGAVSVPAGHVAVCVGGSSRRFVVRAAHLNHPVFRELLRQAEEEYGFPSGASGACGPIALPCDEGLFEHVLRHLSSSSSAARFLTLEDIKSGAYSCCCAAAGDALPLLRGISSDKFVW, from the coding sequence ATGGCGAAATGCAGCAAGATCCGCAACATCGTCTGGCTCCGGCAGACGCTGCGGCGGTGGCGGTCCCGCGCGGCGGCGcgcacggcggccggcggcggcggcggcgccgtgtCAGTGCCGGCGGGGCACGTGGCGGTGTGCGTGGGCGGCTCGTCGCGGCGGTTCGTGGTGCGCGCGGCGCACCTGAACCACCCCGTCTTCCGGGAGCTgctccggcaggcggaggaggagtACGGGTTCCCCTCCGGCGCCTCCGGCGCGTGCGGCCCCATCGCGCTCCCCTGCGACGAGGGCCTCTTCGAGCACGTGCTCcgccacctctcctcctcctcgtccgccgcGCGGTTCCTCACCCTCGAGGACATCAAGAGCGGCGCCTACTCGTGCTGCTGCGCGGCCGCCGGCGACGCGCTCCCGCTCCTCCGCGGCATCTCCTCCGACAAGTTCGTCTGGTGA